The Faecalibacterium sp. I3-3-33 DNA window TCCGGGTCGATATGGTACAGCCTGTCCTCCTTGCCAATGGTGAAGCCCAGCGGCACCACACCGCCGTTGTACTTGCACTGGAGGGCATTTTCGCGCTCACCGCGCGCCACTTTCAGGGCCAGTTCGGCGGAATAGTATTCCGCCATGCCAATAAGCATACTCTCCACCATAATGCCTTCAGGCCCTTGCGAAATGGGTTCCATGGCAGACACCAGATGAACACCGTTCTTTTCCAGCTGGTGCTTGTAGTTCACAGCATCGTAGCGGTTCCGGGCAAAGCGGTCGAGCTTCCAGACCAGAACCACATCGAAGATTTTCTTCGCGCTGTCCTTTATCATGTGCTGGAACTCCGGGCGGTCATCCGTCTTGGCAGAGTAGGCACGGTCAATGTAGGTGCCGACCACGGTGATGCCGTTTTTCTCGGCGTAGTCCTTGCAGTCGCGCAGCTGTCCCTCAATGGACGCTTCGCGCTGGCTATCGGATGAATAGCGGGCGTAGATTACGGCGGTCATGGCTGCACCTCTCTTTACACATCATTGAATGTCAGGTTATTCAATCGAAGCAATGTTTCGTATAACCTATATACCATATTTCGCACCCGTTTGCAAGAAAAACAAAACAGAAAAGTGGTGGTGCTCACCGTGAACACCACCACTTCAGAAGAAAAAGGTTCTTTGCTTGCTTTATGCGTCTTAACAATTTGGAAACAATTGCGCAAAAGCTGTTTTGAGCGAATTAGCTGAGAGCAAGAATCGTCCCGTGGCCACAAATTTTCAATTCTTGAAAATATTGTGCCCATTCGGGACTGCACTTCTGCAATGCTCCCGCGTTTTTGAAGTGTTCTTGTTGGGGCGTGCCTGCCCCAAACCCTGCTGGAATGAGTACGGCAAACTGGAAGTTGTCGGGGCGAGGTCCCTTCATCTTGCTACGCAAGACCGTTCTGTCGCTTAAAAGCCCCACTGGGGCTTTCATTGTTCTGCTTCGCTCCACAAACGCGAATTTATACCCGGTACTTGTCTCGATTTATAGTCATATCAACCAAATGAAATACAAGTAAGATAATAAAAAAAACGGAAACTATTATTATTCCTGCGCCCGGCTTGATAAAATCAATTATACCGCCAAGACAAAAGAGCATTGCCCATGTCTTAATCCGTTTTCCAGTAACTCTGCATATTTTCTCTGTGTTTAATCCAGTATAATCTCCTGATAAAAACAGCACACTTCTTTCTGTATTCCTTGATTTGATAAAAAATCTTCCAACAAAAAAGAGAACAGTTGCCATCAGTAAATCAATAAATATAATTATTATTTTCATTTTCAACACCTCTAATTCTAAGTTCACAACTTCCAATTTACTGGGTTAAGCCGAGTATACCACACTCCTCCATGAAAGAACACCCCGATATAGTGAAATTTTGCCATTTTTCTGCGTACGTGCGTACACGCTCCGCAGGGATTCTAATGGGCTTGGCCCCTTGGCACACAGACTTTGGCACAAAGTCTAGTGTGTTACACCTTGTCAGAGGTGTACAGGCTCTCCCCGGTACGCACGTATGCAGCGATTGCCCCCAGTGAGCCATATAGGGGGGCGACCAAGTTCGCACAAGGCGAACTTGATCCCGCAAAACAAAAGGCAGGATACCACCGTCATAGTGATACCCTGCCTTTGCTCGTTTACTGTTCCGAGTAGTCCTTTCTCAGAACCTCCTGCAAACAAAAAACGTACCCGAACCCTTTCTCATAGAGAATTGGGTTCGAGTACGAACTGTATGGTGGACCTAGAGGGATTCGAACCCTTGACCTCTCGGATGCGAACCGAACGCTCTCCCAGCTGAGCTATAGGCCCATATTTAGGGGCGTGACTCGGTTGGGCGACCAACCGACATACTCCCCATTTGAATGCCCACAACTCTGTGGGGCACAAAAGCGATACGCTTGCACTCCCAACTGAGCTACGAGCCCACGAAAAAGCACCCAATTTCAAATGGGGGCAAATGAGCTATAACACCAGATCGGGAAAGCAACGCTTGCACTCCCAGCTGAGCTATAGGCCCATATTGATGACGCTGATAGTGTACCGCGTTTTGGGTCGTTTGTCAAGCAATTTCGGAGAGCGCAAGCGGGGGACTTACAAGCGGCCGAGCTGCCAGAAGGCCACGGCGCTGGCGGCGGCTACGTTGAGGGAATCCACCCCGTGGGACATGGGGATCTTTACGGTGTAATCGCAGGCGGCAATGGTGCTGTTAGCAAGCCCGTCACCCTCAGTGCCCAGCACGATGGCAAGCTTCGGCTCAGCGGCAAGGGCGGGGTCGTCAATGCTGACCGAGCGGTCGCTCAGTGCCATGGCAGCGGTCTTGAAGCCCAGTGCGTGGAGCTGGGCGCTGCCGTTTTCCGGCCAGTCGGCGGGGCAGGCGCCGATCTGCGCCCATGGTACCTGAAATACGGTGCCCATGCTCACCCGCACCGCGCGGCGGCACAGCGGGTCGCAGCAGGAGGGGGTAATGAGCACGGCGTCCATGTTCAGCGCGGCAGCGCTGCGGAAGATAGCTCCCACATTGGTGGAATCCACGATGCCTTCCAACACAGCCACCCGGCGGGCGTGAGCGCATACCTGCTCCACCGTGCGGGGCGCAGGGCGGCGGAAGGCGCACAGCACGCCCCGGGTCAGTGCAAAGCCGGTGAGCTGTGCCAGCAGCTCCCGGTCGGCGGTGTACACCGGCACATCGCCGCAGCGGGTCAAAATCTCCTGTGCCGGGCCGGTGATCTGCTTGCGCTCCATCAGCAG harbors:
- a CDS encoding TrmH family RNA methyltransferase, translating into MPVIHEITDLTAPELDIYARLTQAQLRNRLEPEKGIFIAESPKVIARALDAGYQPLSLLMERKQITGPAQEILTRCGDVPVYTADRELLAQLTGFALTRGVLCAFRRPAPRTVEQVCAHARRVAVLEGIVDSTNVGAIFRSAAALNMDAVLITPSCCDPLCRRAVRVSMGTVFQVPWAQIGACPADWPENGSAQLHALGFKTAAMALSDRSVSIDDPALAAEPKLAIVLGTEGDGLANSTIAACDYTVKIPMSHGVDSLNVAAASAVAFWQLGRL